The following coding sequences lie in one Limibacillus sp. genomic window:
- a CDS encoding fasciclin domain-containing protein, which yields MIKFVSRTLAVLATVGIVSAVQPAAASGPAKPGRDIVETAVQADDFNTLVAAVQAAGLVETLQGEGPFTVFAPTDAAFAALPAGTVENLLKPENKDQLVAILTYHVVAGEVPSSAVANKQTEAKTVEGSMIKVNGLGSGVMINDANVVRADIITDNGLIHVIDKVLIPGM from the coding sequence ATGATCAAGTTCGTTTCCCGCACGCTTGCCGTGCTCGCCACGGTCGGCATCGTTTCCGCCGTTCAGCCGGCCGCTGCGAGCGGCCCCGCCAAGCCCGGCCGCGACATCGTCGAAACCGCGGTCCAGGCCGATGACTTCAACACCCTGGTCGCCGCCGTCCAGGCCGCCGGTCTGGTCGAGACGCTTCAGGGCGAAGGCCCCTTCACCGTTTTCGCCCCGACCGATGCCGCCTTCGCCGCGCTGCCCGCAGGGACGGTCGAGAACCTGCTGAAGCCCGAGAACAAGGACCAGCTCGTCGCCATCCTGACCTACCACGTGGTCGCCGGTGAGGTGCCGTCCTCGGCCGTGGCCAACAAGCAGACCGAGGCCAAGACCGTTGAAGGCTCCATGATCAAGGTGAACGGTCTGGGGTCCGGCGTGATGATCAACGACGCCAACGTCGTGCGCGCCGACATCATCACCGACAACGGCCTGATCCACGTGATCGACAAGGTCCTGATCCCGGGCATGTAA
- the pdeM gene encoding ligase-associated DNA damage response endonuclease PdeM, with protein sequence MESTGLKLNGAALELLPSGALLWPERALLAVADLHLEKASSFARKGQFLPPYDSRATLERLDAVLAGVKVERVICLGDSFHDRQAAARLDPESAARLADFTARYDWTWIAGNHDPDPSGPWGGRVLEELVLGPLVFRHEAEARLCDGEVSGHYHPKAAIRVRGRRMSFRAFLEDGRRMILPAFGSLTGGLDAGDPAFAPLFPQGLRAHLLGRKRVASLPLEALA encoded by the coding sequence ATGGAGAGCACAGGCCTCAAGCTAAACGGCGCCGCACTGGAGCTGCTGCCCTCGGGCGCGCTGCTGTGGCCGGAGCGCGCCCTGCTCGCCGTGGCCGATCTGCACCTGGAAAAGGCGAGCAGCTTCGCCCGCAAGGGCCAGTTCCTTCCGCCCTACGACAGCCGCGCCACCCTCGAACGCCTGGACGCCGTCCTGGCCGGGGTGAAGGTCGAGCGCGTGATCTGCCTGGGAGACTCCTTCCATGACCGGCAGGCGGCAGCGCGGCTCGACCCGGAGAGCGCCGCCCGGCTGGCCGACTTCACCGCGCGCTACGACTGGACCTGGATCGCGGGCAACCACGACCCGGATCCGAGCGGCCCCTGGGGCGGCAGGGTCCTGGAGGAGCTGGTGCTGGGCCCTCTCGTTTTCCGGCACGAGGCAGAAGCGCGGCTCTGCGACGGCGAGGTGTCCGGGCACTATCACCCCAAGGCGGCGATCCGCGTGCGCGGACGGCGCATGAGCTTCCGTGCCTTTCTGGAGGACGGGCGGCGCATGATCCTGCCCGCCTTCGGCAGTCTGACCGGCGGGTTGGACGCCGGCGATCCCGCCTTCGCCCCCCTGTTCCCGCAGGGGCTGCGCGCGCACCTGCTGGGGCGAAAGAGGGTGGCGAGTCTGCCACTGGAGGCTCTGGCGTAA
- a CDS encoding ligase-associated DNA damage response DEXH box helicase — protein sequence MTALSFDPQSSPGLPEVFERWFEARGWAPRRHQLAMVEAAKTGQSALLVAPTGGGKTLAGFLPSLVELSAAPRPGLHTLYLSPLKALAVDIHRNLLTPIEEMGLEIACETRTGDTPQAKRQRQRRRPPNILLTTPESLALLLSYHDAEELFGTLRCVVLDELHALAGSKRGDQLALCLSRLQAINPALRRVGLSATVHDPEALTAWVSPSGDPADPRVSRIEGEPGAEPEIEILATREYLPWSGHMALHALGEVYERLCAQQKSEGTTLIFVNTRAQAELVFQELWRRNEAKLAIALHHGSLAAEQRRKVEAAMARGSLDAVVATSSLDLGIDWGAIDLVIQVGAPKGVSRLLQRIGRANHRLDAPSKALLVPGNRFEVLECRAALEGVRRHELDGDPPKTGGLDVLAQHIWGAACAQPLDAAALYAEVVTAAPYRALSRADFDAVLDFVATGGYALKSYDRFQRLRQGPDGLWRLTNARHAQRFRMNVGTIVEQPLMKVRLHRGKVLGEIEEYFVQGLQPGDTFVFAGQLLRFLGVRETVAEVARGGTGEPKVPAYAGGRLPLSTYLADRVRAILQDPGSWGDLPATVQEWLRLQRWRSLLPDRDGLLVESFPRADKEFLVAYSFEGRNAHQTLGMLLTKRMERFGLSPLGFVATDYVIAVWSLKPAKDLDALFDQDMLGDDLEEWMADSSMLRRTFRNVGVIAGLIERKAPGQEKSGRQLTVNSDLIYDVLRKYQPDHVLLRATWADAAGGLTDIRRLSDMLARIKGRIRHRRLEKISPLAVPVLLEIGREQVYGSALDELLDEGVQSLIREATEGEDQAGLPL from the coding sequence ATGACCGCCCTTTCCTTCGATCCGCAAAGCAGCCCCGGGCTGCCGGAGGTCTTCGAGCGCTGGTTCGAGGCGCGCGGCTGGGCGCCGCGCCGCCATCAGCTGGCGATGGTGGAGGCGGCCAAGACCGGGCAGTCGGCGCTGCTGGTCGCCCCCACCGGCGGCGGCAAGACCCTGGCGGGCTTCCTGCCCTCCCTGGTCGAGCTCAGCGCCGCGCCCCGGCCCGGGCTGCACACGCTCTACCTTTCACCCTTGAAGGCGCTGGCGGTCGACATCCACCGCAACCTGCTGACGCCGATCGAGGAGATGGGCCTTGAGATCGCCTGCGAGACCCGCACTGGAGACACGCCCCAGGCCAAGCGCCAGCGCCAGCGCCGCCGGCCGCCCAACATTCTTCTGACCACGCCGGAGTCCCTCGCCCTCCTGCTGTCCTATCACGACGCCGAAGAGCTCTTCGGGACCCTGCGCTGCGTGGTGCTGGACGAGCTGCACGCGCTCGCGGGAAGCAAGCGCGGCGACCAACTGGCGCTCTGCCTCTCGCGGCTGCAGGCGATCAATCCCGCGCTCCGCCGCGTCGGGCTTTCGGCGACGGTGCACGATCCGGAAGCGCTCACCGCCTGGGTCTCGCCCAGCGGCGATCCCGCCGACCCCCGCGTCTCCCGGATCGAGGGGGAGCCGGGCGCCGAGCCCGAGATCGAGATCCTGGCGACCCGCGAGTATCTGCCCTGGTCCGGCCACATGGCGCTCCACGCCCTCGGCGAAGTCTACGAACGGCTCTGCGCCCAGCAGAAGAGTGAGGGCACCACGCTGATCTTCGTCAACACCCGCGCCCAGGCCGAACTGGTGTTCCAGGAACTCTGGCGCAGGAACGAGGCGAAGCTGGCCATCGCGCTGCACCACGGCAGCCTCGCCGCCGAGCAGCGCCGCAAGGTGGAAGCGGCCATGGCGCGGGGCAGCCTGGACGCCGTGGTCGCCACCTCCTCCCTCGATCTCGGCATCGACTGGGGCGCGATCGACCTGGTGATCCAGGTCGGCGCGCCCAAGGGGGTCTCGCGGCTGCTGCAACGGATCGGCCGGGCCAACCACCGCCTGGACGCCCCCTCCAAGGCGTTGCTGGTGCCCGGCAACCGCTTCGAGGTGCTGGAGTGCCGCGCGGCGCTGGAGGGCGTGCGCCGCCACGAACTGGACGGCGATCCGCCCAAGACGGGCGGCCTCGACGTTCTGGCCCAGCACATTTGGGGCGCCGCTTGCGCCCAGCCGCTCGACGCCGCCGCGCTCTATGCCGAGGTGGTGACCGCCGCGCCCTACCGCGCGCTCAGCCGGGCGGACTTCGACGCGGTCCTCGACTTCGTGGCGACCGGCGGCTACGCGCTCAAGTCCTACGACCGCTTCCAACGGCTGCGCCAGGGACCGGATGGGCTCTGGCGCCTGACCAACGCGCGCCACGCCCAACGCTTCCGCATGAATGTCGGCACCATCGTCGAGCAACCCCTGATGAAGGTGCGCCTGCATCGCGGCAAGGTCCTGGGGGAGATCGAGGAGTACTTCGTGCAGGGCCTCCAGCCCGGCGACACCTTCGTCTTCGCCGGACAGTTGCTGCGCTTCCTCGGCGTGCGCGAGACGGTCGCGGAGGTCGCGCGCGGCGGCACGGGCGAGCCCAAGGTGCCGGCCTACGCGGGCGGCAGGCTGCCGCTCTCCACCTACCTCGCCGACCGGGTGCGGGCGATCCTTCAGGACCCCGGCAGTTGGGGGGACCTGCCGGCGACGGTGCAGGAGTGGCTGAGGCTTCAGCGCTGGCGCTCCCTCCTGCCCGACCGGGACGGCCTGCTGGTGGAGAGCTTTCCGCGCGCCGACAAGGAGTTCCTGGTCGCCTACAGCTTCGAGGGCCGCAACGCGCACCAGACGCTCGGCATGCTTTTGACCAAGCGCATGGAGCGCTTCGGCCTCTCCCCCCTCGGCTTCGTCGCCACCGATTACGTGATCGCGGTCTGGAGCCTGAAGCCCGCCAAGGACCTGGACGCGCTCTTCGATCAGGACATGCTGGGCGACGATCTCGAGGAATGGATGGCCGACTCCTCCATGCTGCGCCGGACCTTCCGCAACGTCGGCGTGATTGCCGGGCTGATCGAGCGCAAGGCGCCGGGCCAGGAGAAGAGCGGGCGGCAACTGACCGTCAACTCCGACCTGATCTACGACGTGCTGCGCAAGTACCAGCCGGATCACGTCTTGCTGCGGGCGACCTGGGCGGACGCGGCGGGCGGCCTGACCGACATCCGCCGCCTCTCCGACATGCTGGCGCGCATCAAGGGACGGATCCGTCACCGGCGGCTGGAGAAGATATCGCCGCTCGCCGTGCCGGTGCTGCTGGAGATCGGCCGCGAGCAGGTCTATGGTTCGGCGCTCGACGAGCTGCTGGACGAGGGCGTCCAGTCACTGATCCGCGAAGCCACCGAAGGCGAGGACCAAGCCGGCCTGCCGCTTTGA
- a CDS encoding HIT family protein, protein MSQEFILHEKLAADCALVTDWPLSRVLLMNDATYPWLILVPRLPGLRDLDDLTPPSLQEVAREIQSLSKVMKEIFKPTKMNVAALGNMVPQLHIHVIARFEDDPAWPGPVWGVQPPESYEGEALEARVSSLRRALDSVVA, encoded by the coding sequence ATGAGCCAAGAATTCATCCTGCACGAAAAGCTCGCCGCCGACTGCGCCCTCGTCACCGATTGGCCGCTGTCGCGGGTCTTGCTGATGAACGACGCGACCTACCCCTGGCTGATCCTTGTCCCGCGCCTGCCCGGCCTGCGCGACCTGGATGACCTGACGCCGCCCAGCCTTCAAGAGGTCGCACGGGAAATACAGAGTCTTTCCAAGGTGATGAAAGAGATTTTTAAACCTACGAAGATGAACGTCGCCGCCCTCGGCAACATGGTGCCGCAACTCCACATTCACGTCATAGCGCGCTTCGAGGATGACCCCGCCTGGCCCGGTCCGGTCTGGGGCGTCCAACCGCCGGAGTCCTATGAGGGCGAGGCGCTGGAGGCGCGCGTCTCAAGTCTGCGCCGCGCGCTGGATAGCGTTGTCGCCTGA
- a CDS encoding ligase-associated DNA damage response exonuclease, with product MTTRAPHPETWLEVRPQGLYCKPGGFYVDPARPVERAVVTHGHADHARPNNAKVLATPETLAIMKARYRDAAGKSLQPLAYGEVQKVGEVDVAFAPAGHVLGSAQAVLSYKGARCVVSGDYKRRADPTCAAFEPVACDVFITEATFGLPVFRHPDDKEEISKIFKSLELFPERAHLVGAYGLGKAQRVIALLRQAGYQRPIYLHGALQALCELYQAEGVALGQLEPVAGREAVELAGAIVMAPPSALADRWSRRLPDAVTAMASGWMRVRQRARQRGVELPLIISDHADWDELTATLEEVAAPEVWVTHGNEEALVHWASQKGFRARALSLIGRGEEEQESE from the coding sequence ATGACGACGCGCGCCCCTCATCCCGAGACATGGTTGGAAGTCCGGCCCCAGGGACTCTACTGCAAGCCGGGCGGCTTCTACGTCGATCCGGCCCGCCCGGTCGAGCGGGCCGTCGTGACCCACGGCCATGCCGACCACGCCCGGCCCAACAACGCCAAGGTGCTGGCGACGCCGGAGACCCTCGCCATCATGAAGGCCCGCTACCGGGATGCGGCGGGCAAGAGTCTCCAGCCGCTTGCCTATGGCGAGGTCCAGAAGGTCGGAGAGGTCGATGTCGCCTTCGCGCCAGCCGGGCACGTGCTGGGCAGCGCCCAGGCCGTGCTGAGCTACAAGGGCGCGCGCTGCGTCGTCTCCGGCGACTACAAGCGCCGGGCGGACCCGACCTGCGCGGCCTTCGAGCCGGTTGCCTGCGATGTCTTCATCACCGAGGCGACCTTCGGCCTGCCGGTCTTCCGGCACCCGGATGATAAGGAAGAAATATCGAAGATTTTCAAATCTTTGGAGCTGTTTCCTGAGAGAGCGCATCTGGTGGGGGCCTATGGGCTCGGCAAGGCCCAGAGGGTGATCGCGCTGTTGCGGCAGGCCGGATACCAGCGCCCCATCTACCTGCACGGCGCGCTTCAGGCGCTCTGCGAACTCTATCAGGCCGAGGGCGTGGCGCTGGGCCAACTTGAACCGGTCGCCGGACGCGAGGCGGTGGAGCTGGCGGGGGCGATCGTCATGGCCCCGCCCTCCGCCCTGGCCGACCGCTGGTCGCGGCGTCTGCCGGATGCGGTCACGGCCATGGCCTCGGGCTGGATGCGGGTACGCCAGCGGGCGCGTCAGCGCGGCGTGGAACTGCCGCTGATCATCTCGGACCATGCCGACTGGGATGAACTGACCGCGACGCTGGAGGAGGTGGCTGCGCCGGAGGTCTGGGTCACCCACGGCAACGAGGAGGCGCTGGTCCACTGGGCCTCACAGAAGGGCTTCCGGGCGCGCGCCCTCTCCCTGATCGGACGCGGAGAAGAGGAGCAGGAGAGCGAATGA
- a CDS encoding cisplatin damage response ATP-dependent DNA ligase: MRNFAQLLERLVFTPSRNAKLALLEDYFARVPDPDRGYGLAALTGGLGFKNAKAGAIRSLVEERVDPVLFGWSYDYVGDLAETAALIWPAKGRANRTPALSELVEALDSAKRSEVPALLERWLDSLAAEERFALLKLITGGLRVGVSERLAKTALARLGGRDVAEVEEVWHGLSAPYESLFAWLEGKGPRPEIDPRAAFRPMMLANPAEEADFAKLEPRDYRAEWKWDGIRVQLSAGPKGVHLFSRTGEEIGPAFPDILDSAQGLDAVLDGELLVLREEEGEVAPFNDLQQRLNRKSVTRKLLEAHPAHIRAYDILIEGEEDLRALSFDQRRGRLEKWFQRHRPQRLDLSPLIAFDSWETLAELREGARDNAIEGLMLKRGDSGYVAGRPKGPWFKWKRDPLTADAVLLYAQRGHGKRSSFYSDYTFGVWRGEDLVPVGKAYFGFTDAELKRIDKWVRDNTVERYGPVRAVKPGLVLEVAFDALHRSTRHKSGVAMRFPRVHRIRWDKPVAEADRLETLEKLIQE; this comes from the coding sequence ATGAGGAACTTCGCGCAACTGCTTGAAAGATTGGTCTTTACGCCCTCGCGCAATGCGAAGCTGGCGCTTCTTGAGGATTACTTCGCCCGCGTGCCGGACCCGGACCGGGGCTACGGTCTCGCGGCGCTGACCGGCGGGCTCGGCTTCAAGAACGCGAAGGCCGGCGCCATCCGGAGCCTGGTGGAGGAACGGGTCGATCCCGTGCTCTTCGGCTGGTCCTACGATTACGTCGGCGACCTTGCCGAGACGGCGGCCCTGATCTGGCCGGCCAAGGGCCGCGCGAACCGGACCCCCGCCCTGAGCGAACTGGTCGAAGCCCTGGACAGCGCCAAGCGCAGCGAGGTGCCCGCCCTGCTTGAGCGCTGGCTCGACAGTTTGGCCGCCGAGGAGCGTTTTGCGCTTCTGAAGCTCATCACCGGCGGCCTGCGGGTCGGCGTCTCGGAACGGCTGGCCAAGACGGCCTTGGCCCGGCTGGGTGGGCGCGACGTTGCGGAGGTGGAGGAGGTCTGGCACGGGCTGAGCGCGCCCTACGAAAGTCTCTTTGCCTGGCTGGAGGGCAAGGGCCCGCGCCCCGAGATCGACCCGCGCGCGGCCTTCCGCCCCATGATGCTGGCCAATCCGGCGGAGGAGGCCGACTTCGCCAAGCTGGAGCCGCGGGACTACCGGGCGGAGTGGAAGTGGGATGGCATCCGTGTTCAGCTCTCCGCCGGACCCAAGGGCGTGCATCTCTTCTCTCGGACAGGCGAGGAGATCGGTCCGGCCTTCCCGGACATCCTGGACTCAGCGCAGGGTTTGGATGCGGTTCTGGACGGGGAGCTGCTGGTGCTGCGGGAAGAGGAGGGGGAGGTGGCCCCCTTCAACGACCTGCAACAGCGGCTGAACCGCAAGTCGGTGACCCGCAAGCTCCTGGAGGCGCATCCGGCGCACATCCGGGCCTACGACATCCTGATCGAGGGGGAGGAAGACCTGCGCGCGCTCAGCTTCGATCAGCGCCGGGGTCGGCTGGAAAAGTGGTTCCAGCGCCACCGGCCTCAGCGCCTCGACCTCTCGCCCCTGATCGCCTTCGACAGTTGGGAGACCCTGGCGGAGTTGCGCGAGGGCGCGCGCGACAACGCCATCGAAGGGCTGATGCTCAAACGCGGCGACAGCGGCTATGTGGCGGGGCGGCCCAAGGGCCCCTGGTTCAAGTGGAAGCGTGATCCCCTGACCGCCGACGCCGTGCTGCTCTACGCCCAGCGCGGGCACGGCAAGCGCTCTTCCTTCTATTCCGACTACACCTTCGGGGTCTGGCGCGGGGAGGACCTGGTGCCGGTTGGCAAGGCCTACTTCGGTTTCACCGATGCGGAGCTGAAGCGGATCGACAAGTGGGTCCGGGACAACACCGTGGAGCGCTATGGGCCGGTGCGCGCGGTCAAGCCGGGTCTGGTGCTGGAGGTGGCCTTCGACGCGCTGCACCGCTCGACCCGCCACAAGTCGGGCGTCGCCATGCGCTTTCCCAGGGTGCACCGCATCCGCTGGGACAAACCCGTGGCCGAAGCCGACCGCCTGGAGACCCTGGAAAAGCTCATTCAGGAGTAG
- a CDS encoding MFS transporter: protein MLSVIRPVATLMLGVLLLLVGHSLMGVAVPLRLEAAGFSTLTNGLVASSYFAGLLAGAYYGQRIIVKVGHIRSFAGFAAVMTATVLALPLLFHPVAWVLLRFATGVCLAGLFSTAESWLNERSENRTRGQMMAFYTTVSYLAMIGGQQLINIYPLDGLEVFLVAGVLTTLCVAPTALTRVAAPNLEAVQPMSVVELYRASPLSVIGSASSGLMQGGIWGLAAVYARRVGFDTLEVSLFIGAVTLGGLLLQWPIGRYSDRYDRRSILVIVLILVVIACSAGVGLAFLGDYLPPTTVLLVAAMMGGGTAAIYPLSVAQAFDYLPREKYVAGSSALLLSYSAGATVGPILTALLMDFIGDETYFGNVAVLALLLALFVRHRMKVREALPVVEQGAMVATPPLAPVVPELDPRVDPVERDEAPAAMPPDSGQQNGEAGVEARGQGPS from the coding sequence ATGCTCAGTGTCATAAGGCCGGTTGCTACCCTGATGCTGGGCGTCCTGCTGTTGCTCGTCGGGCACTCGCTGATGGGCGTCGCCGTGCCGCTGCGGCTGGAAGCGGCGGGCTTTTCCACCCTCACCAACGGTCTGGTCGCCTCCTCCTACTTCGCCGGACTGCTGGCCGGGGCCTACTACGGGCAGAGGATCATCGTAAAGGTCGGGCACATCCGGTCCTTTGCGGGTTTCGCCGCCGTCATGACCGCAACGGTTTTGGCCCTGCCGCTCCTGTTCCATCCGGTCGCCTGGGTGCTGCTGCGCTTTGCCACCGGCGTGTGTCTGGCCGGGCTGTTCTCCACGGCCGAGAGCTGGCTCAACGAGCGCTCCGAGAACAGGACCCGCGGCCAGATGATGGCCTTCTACACCACGGTCTCCTACCTCGCGATGATCGGCGGCCAGCAGTTGATCAACATATATCCGCTCGACGGGTTGGAGGTGTTCCTGGTGGCGGGTGTCCTGACCACGCTCTGCGTGGCGCCCACCGCGCTGACGCGCGTCGCCGCGCCGAACCTGGAGGCGGTGCAGCCCATGTCCGTGGTGGAGCTTTACCGCGCTTCGCCCTTGAGCGTCATCGGCTCGGCTTCATCAGGTTTGATGCAGGGCGGCATCTGGGGCCTGGCGGCGGTCTATGCGCGGCGCGTCGGCTTCGACACGCTTGAGGTCTCCCTCTTCATTGGCGCCGTGACGCTGGGCGGGCTGCTGCTGCAGTGGCCCATAGGGCGCTATTCGGACCGCTACGACCGCCGCAGCATTCTGGTCATCGTGCTGATCTTGGTGGTGATCGCCTGCAGCGCCGGGGTTGGACTGGCGTTCCTCGGCGACTATCTGCCGCCCACCACGGTGCTGCTGGTGGCCGCCATGATGGGTGGCGGCACGGCGGCGATCTATCCGCTCTCCGTCGCGCAGGCCTTCGACTACCTGCCGCGCGAGAAGTACGTGGCGGGCTCCTCGGCCCTGCTGCTGTCATACTCGGCGGGGGCGACGGTGGGGCCGATCCTGACGGCGCTCCTGATGGATTTCATCGGGGACGAGACCTACTTCGGCAACGTCGCCGTCTTGGCGCTCCTGCTGGCGCTCTTCGTGCGCCATCGCATGAAGGTGCGTGAGGCCCTGCCGGTGGTCGAGCAGGGGGCCATGGTGGCGACGCCGCCGCTCGCCCCGGTGGTCCCGGAACTGGACCCGCGCGTCGATCCGGTGGAAAGGGACGAGGCGCCTGCAGCCATGCCTCCGGACAGCGGTCAGCAGAACGGCGAAGCCGGGGTCGAGGCGCGCGGTCAGGGGCCGTCCTGA
- the choX gene encoding choline ABC transporter substrate-binding protein, with protein MLRKTTFSAVLAAAFAASGAQAAVPESCQTVRFSDVGWTDITATTAATSVVLEGLGYTPQTELLSVPVTYASLKNGDIDIFLGNWMPSMAADVQPFLDDGSVESIGINLEGAGYGLVVPQYVADAGVTSLEQLGDHPDKFEEKIYGIEPGNDGNRIVLEMIEDPANNLDGFELVESSEQGMLAQAERAMRNEEWIAFLGWTPHPIMGRMELHYLGGMGDTGFGPATVHTNVRAGYTSECENVGKLLNNLTFTLPMEGAIMDAILTDGKNEIVAATEWLKANPGVLDGWLEGVTTVDGEPGLPAVKAHLGL; from the coding sequence ATGCTTCGTAAGACGACATTCTCCGCCGTTCTGGCCGCGGCCTTCGCCGCCAGCGGCGCGCAAGCGGCCGTGCCGGAATCCTGCCAGACCGTCCGCTTCTCGGACGTCGGCTGGACCGACATCACCGCCACCACCGCCGCCACCTCCGTGGTGCTGGAGGGGCTGGGCTATACGCCGCAGACCGAGTTGCTCTCGGTTCCGGTCACCTACGCCAGCCTCAAGAACGGCGACATCGATATCTTCCTGGGCAACTGGATGCCCTCCATGGCCGCCGACGTTCAGCCGTTCCTGGACGACGGCTCGGTCGAGAGCATCGGCATCAACCTGGAAGGGGCGGGCTACGGCCTCGTCGTGCCGCAGTACGTGGCCGACGCCGGCGTCACCTCGCTCGAGCAGCTCGGCGATCACCCCGACAAGTTCGAGGAAAAGATCTACGGCATCGAGCCCGGCAACGACGGCAACCGCATCGTGCTGGAAATGATCGAAGACCCCGCCAACAATCTGGACGGCTTCGAGCTGGTCGAGTCGAGCGAGCAGGGCATGCTGGCCCAGGCCGAGCGCGCCATGCGCAACGAGGAGTGGATCGCCTTCCTCGGCTGGACTCCGCACCCCATCATGGGCCGCATGGAGCTGCACTACCTGGGCGGCATGGGCGATACCGGTTTCGGCCCGGCGACGGTCCACACCAACGTGCGCGCTGGTTACACCAGTGAATGCGAAAACGTCGGTAAGCTTTTGAATAATCTGACGTTCACCCTGCCCATGGAAGGCGCGATCATGGACGCCATCCTGACCGACGGGAAGAACGAGATCGTCGCCGCCACCGAGTGGCTGAAGGCCAATCCCGGCGTGCTGGACGGCTGGCTGGAAGGCGTCACCACGGTCGACGGTGAGCCCGGACTGCCCGCAGTGAAGGCGCACTTGGGCCTCTGA
- the choW gene encoding choline ABC transporter permease subunit — protein sequence MEEWLTENKLPIGKGIDSAIRFIQDHAAWAFDIFTEGLEVVIEGLIDALTWVPPLLLVALLAGGAFALHRSWKLTAVIVGSLLLVINLGYWEATIETLALIIFATGVCMLVGVPLGIAAAHRPWLFTLLRPVLDLMQTIPTFVYLIPTLILFGLGVVPGLISTVIFAIPAPIRLTHLGISSVPKQLVEAGESFGATKSQLLWKVELPHALPTIMAGLTQCIMLSLSMVVIAALVGADGLGKPVVRALNTVNIAQGFEAGLAIVILAILLDRVCKQPGERRAPAKKKEG from the coding sequence ATGGAAGAATGGCTGACCGAGAACAAGCTGCCGATCGGTAAAGGGATCGACAGCGCAATCCGTTTCATTCAGGACCACGCGGCCTGGGCCTTCGACATCTTCACCGAGGGCCTTGAGGTGGTGATCGAGGGCTTGATCGACGCCTTGACCTGGGTGCCGCCGCTGCTGTTGGTGGCGCTCCTGGCCGGTGGCGCCTTTGCTCTCCATCGCTCCTGGAAGTTGACGGCGGTGATCGTCGGATCGCTGCTGCTGGTCATCAACCTCGGCTACTGGGAAGCCACCATCGAGACCCTGGCGCTGATCATCTTCGCCACCGGGGTTTGCATGCTGGTGGGCGTGCCGCTCGGCATCGCCGCGGCCCACCGGCCTTGGCTCTTCACCCTGCTGCGGCCGGTCCTCGACCTCATGCAGACGATTCCGACCTTCGTCTATCTGATCCCGACCTTGATCCTTTTCGGGCTGGGGGTCGTGCCGGGCCTGATCTCCACGGTGATCTTCGCCATCCCGGCGCCGATCCGCCTGACCCATCTCGGCATCTCTTCGGTGCCCAAGCAACTGGTGGAGGCGGGCGAGTCCTTTGGCGCGACCAAGTCGCAGCTGCTCTGGAAGGTCGAACTGCCCCATGCCCTGCCGACCATCATGGCGGGGCTCACCCAGTGCATCATGCTGTCGCTTTCCATGGTGGTGATCGCCGCCCTCGTCGGGGCCGACGGTCTGGGCAAGCCGGTGGTGCGCGCGCTGAACACCGTCAACATCGCCCAGGGTTTCGAGGCCGGGCTCGCCATCGTGATCCTGGCGATCCTGCTGGACCGCGTCTGCAAGCAGCCCGGCGAACGCCGCGCGCCGGCGAAGAAGAAGGAGGGCTGA